From one Triticum aestivum cultivar Chinese Spring chromosome 4B, IWGSC CS RefSeq v2.1, whole genome shotgun sequence genomic stretch:
- the LOC123089568 gene encoding flowering-promoting factor 1-like protein 5, with protein MSGSGSGSGVWVFKNGVMQLQPEQPAAGRKALLYVPTGERMTTLELLERRLGAHGWERYYENRDIVQLHRRDGGIDLISLPRDFTKFRSTHMYDVVLKNRDSFKVVDVPT; from the coding sequence ATGTCTGGGTCGGGCTCGGGCTCCGGCGTGTGGGTGTTCAAGAACGGCGTGATGCAGCTGCAGCCGGAGCAGCCGGCGGCGGGCCGGAAGGCGCTGCTGTACGTGCCCACCGGCGAGAGGATGACGACGCTGGAGCTGCTGGAGCGGCGCCTCGGCGCGCACGGCTGGGAGCGCTACTACGAGAACCGCGACATCGTGCAGCTCCACCGCCGCGACGGCGGCATCGACCTCATCTCCCTCCCAAGGGACTTCACCAAGTTCCGCTCCACCCACATGTACGACGTCGTCCTCAAGAACCGTGACAGCTTCAAGGTCGTCGACGTCCCAACTTAA